Genomic DNA from Pseudomonadota bacterium:
GTTTTTTGGGCCGGTTGCAACCGGGTCTAAGATTTTGGTAACAATACCGGCTTCTGTGGCTATGACATGGCCGATTTTTTGAGGATATTGAGGTTCGGTAAAAATAGCTTTTGCGTTTTCATTCCGGATGGTTTTTATAATTTTGAGGATTTCCGCTGCCGAAGGCTCCTGGCCGTCATACTCCTGAAGTACAGCAACAATATTAAGCCCCATATCCCTGGCAAGATAATCAAATACGCTATGCTGTGTTACTATGTTTTTGTTTTTAAGGTGCTTTCCAAGGGCCGAAAATTCGTCAGCCAGTTTATTCATTTTTTTAGCATAAATACGGGCATTCTCCAAGTAGAATTCTGCCCCGGATGGGTCTATCCTTGAAAGGTCATTTGCTATGTTTATTGCCAAATGGGCTGCCATACGGGGGCTGGCAAAAAGATGCGGATTTGTTCTGAAATGATGATGATCAGCATTGTCAGAATGTTGAAGAATGTCTTTGATTCCCCTGGAGCTGTCAATGGTTTTTAATGATGAATTAATTTTTTTTAGTGGTGCACCAAGAAACTCCTCCATGCCGAGACCGTTTATAATCAGTACATCAGCCTCCACAAGTTTTTTCATATCCTGCGGTGCAAGAGCATAATCATGCGGACAGCCAACCTGAGCCGGAATCAGCAGATCTACGTTCATATTGTTTTTGCCGTGAATAATATTTAGAGTGATCAGGCGGATCGGAAAAGTGGATGCCAATATTTGAAATTTTTTATCAGCCGCTTGAGCATTTGATAAAAATCCGGAAAAAGCAATGCAATAACAAAGTAATGTCATATATAACAAAATAAATTTTTTGTTCATAACCAATTAAGACGCCTCTGATTTTGTTTTATGTAATAGTAAGAGAGTTTTGCATGGCTTTAGATAGGGTGTTATTAAACAAAGATTAACGCTTCCTATCTCTGCGAATGCATTTGCATTAATGATAGATTTGTTCTTCTTTCAAGTCAACATGTAATGCAAATATATTTGCATTAAAGCGGATAATCATATATGTAATTAAAAAAAGAGGTATTAATGATAAAGAGAAAAACATCGCAAAGAGATGCAATCGAACAGGTTTTTAGAACTGAAAACAGACCATTGGGTGTTGAGGAAGTTCTGAAATCAGGCCGTAAGATTGTTAAATCTTTAAATCAGGCCACAGTCTATCGTAACCTTAAACTGTTGGTCGAAAATGGGAGGCTTAAACCTGTCAGTCACCCGGTGCTTGGAGTTTTGTATGAGCAAACCGGCAGGGAACACCACCATCACTTTTATTGCCGTATTTGTGACCGAGTTTTTGATCTTCCCGGATGTTTGCTAAGTGACATTAAAGCAGCTCCTGAAGGATTTGTCATGGAAAAACACGAGATTTTTCTTTCCGGAACATGTCCCTCATGCACAGAATAGTATTTGCTGATTGCCGGTTTCAAAAAACCATGCTATACATCTTTGCAATCATTATTTAACAGGTCATACTTTGAGAAACTTCTAACGGAAGTATTATAATAATAATATAACAAGGCAGTTAATTTTATGAATCCTATAGCAAAACAGCTTAATCAGACTATTGAAAATGAGAATTTGTATATACTCGATATGTTATCTTCTATCGGAAAGAACCTTTTTTTCCCGAAAGGCATATTAAGCCAGAGCGCCGAAGCAAAACAAAAAGCGTACAAGCTGAATGCAACTATAGGAATCGCAAAAGAAAGCGGTAAAACGATGTATTTCCCTTCCGTTATGTCTTTGATAGACGGTATTGAGGCGGAAGATGCTTTGACTTATGCCCCATCATTCGGAATTCCGGAATTAAGAAAAGTGTGGCAGGACTCTATTTATGAAAAGAACCCTTCCCTTTACGGCAAAAAAATAAGTCTGCCTGTTGTTACCTGCGGTATCACGCATGCGATCAGTGTGGTTGCCGATGTATTGATTGATCCTGATGATGTTGTTATTCTGCCGGACATGATGTGGGGTAACTACAATATGATTTTAAATGTCAGGAAAGGGGCAAGGATAAGCAATTATCCGATCTTTACACAAAATGGTGAATACAATCTTAGTGCATTTGAAAAATTAATTAACACTGAAGCCAAGAAGCATAAAAAAATAACAGTGCTTCTCAATTTTCCGCATAATCCCACAGGTTATACTGTTTCGGAAAAAGAGGGAGATGGTATTGCCGATATTTTGCTTAATGCCGCCACAAAAGGTACCAATATAGTTACCATATGTGATGACTCATATTTTGGGCTGTTTTATGATGATAAAACTTTAAAAGAATCTGTTTTTACCCGTATTTGTGATAGATCTCCCAACCTATTGGCAGTAAAGGTTGACGGAGCCACCAAGGAAAATTATGTATGGGGTTTAAGGATCGGTTTTATTACTTATGGTTGTAAAATCGATGGTGAAGCCGAAAAAATATATGATGCACTTGAAAAAAAGACAGCAGGATGCATAAGGGGTAATATTTCCAATGCTTCTCACTTAAGCCAGACCATAGTTTTAAAATCGATGAAAGATAAAAACTATGCTGATGAAAAAAAACAGAAGTTTGATATCTTGCAAAGAAGAGCAAACAAGGTTAAAGAAGTATTATCAAATCCAAAATATAAAGATGTCTGGGAAGTTTATCCTTTTAATTCCGGATATTTTATGTGTATAAAATTACATGGTCTCGATGCTGAGACTTTAAGGTTGCATCTTCTTGATAAATACGGCGTGGGACTTATTTCATTTGGAAAGAGTGATCTTAGAATTGCCTTTTCCTGTCTTGAAGAAACGGATATACAGGAACTTTTTGATATCATATTTCAAGGTGCCCAGGATATTAAAGGTTGCGGAACATAATTTCAATGGTTTCATTGCCAGTTTGATGTTACTCTTAAAACACGGTCAAATTGTTTCATAACATAATAAGACCGTCTCCATGAATCCACTCTTATCATATTGAGGTGATCGGTATGTATATGCAGTCCGGCAAGGAGAAGTATCAGGCAGATAAGATCAGATCTCTTGGCTTGTGCCTCGGTGCATCAACAATTTCTGCGGTTGGAGTTGAGTTTGTGCAGTGTGCTGAAAGTACTGCACCTGATAGTTTTATAAAATCTGATATTATAGATTATATAACTCTTCCCCATGAGGGTAATCCAAGACAAACTCTTCTTTCCGTATTTGAAAAGTTAGGCAGTTCTTTTGACAGAATATGCTCGACCGGCCGCAGATTCCATAAGCTTTTAAACCTGTCGAAGATTTCCGAACCGGAAGCAGTTGAATATGCCTATCGTTATGTAAAACCGCCTGAAATAGAATGTTCCGCAATTGTTTCTGCAGGCGGTGAAAGCTTTATGATATATGTATTAAACCGTGAAGGAAGGATTTCAAATGTAATTACCGGTAATAAGTGCGCTTCAGGAACCGGAGAGTTTTTTTTGCAGCAGCTCAGAAGAATGAATGTTTCGGTTGAAGAAGCAGCCGGTTTTGCAGAATCTGAAGATCCTTATCATGTTTCCGGTCGCTGCTCTGTTTTCTGTAAATCAGACTGTACCCATGCCACTAATAAAGGAATTCCCAAATCAAAAGTTACTTCCGGATTGTGCAAGATGATGGCAAGCAAGATTCTGGAGCTTTTGAAAAAAGTAAAAAAAGAAAACATAATGATAACCGGTGGAACTGCTCAAAACAAAATGATGATTGATTTTTTGCGCAAAGAGATTTCCGGTCTTATAATTCCTAAAGAGGCTCCTTATTTTGAAGCTCTGGGTGCTGCCCTATGGGGGCTTGAACACGAGACGATTGCTTTTGCAGGTGCTGACTCTTTATTTAAGAGTGAATTAACTTCTTTTGAAATACTTTCTCCGCTAAAAGAATTTGAAGATCTGGTTGAATTCAAAAGCATGCCGAAATGTGATGTTAAAGCAGGCGATATATGCACTTTAGGTCTTGATGTGGGTTCTACCACAACAAAAGCAGTACTTCTGAGAAACAGTGATGATTCAATTCTTGAATCGGTTTATCTAAGAACAAGCGGAGATCCGGTTGGCGCATCCAGAAAGTGTTATGATTATATCTTAAAAGCTGTTTCTGAAAAAACGCCGCTTTCCGGTATAACAATAGAAGGGCTTGGCGTATGCGGTTCCGGACGTCAGATAGCCGGTCTTCATGCCTTAACAGACGGTATAATAAACGAAATTATTGCTCATGCAACAGCAGCTGTTTATTTTGATCCAAAAGTAGATACAATCTTTGAGATAGGGGGCCAGGATGCAAAATATACATACATTGTAAATTCGGTTCCATCGGATTACGCAATGAATGAAGCCTGTTCTGCCGGAACGGGTTCTTTTCTGGAGGAATCTGCGTTTGAAACACTTGGAATCAAAATGGAGGATATATCAGATATTGCATTAAAGGGAGTAATGCCGCCGAATTTCAATGATCAGTGCGCAGCATTTATTTCTTCAGATATAAAAAATGCTATCCATGAAGGGTTGCAGCAGGAAGATATAGTCGCAGGCCTTGTATATTCCATATGTATGAATTATTCAAACAGAGTTAAAGGAAACCGGCCTGTAGGGGGCAAAGTTTTCATGCAGGGAGGAGTGTGCTACAATCATGCTGTACCTCTTGCTATGGCGGCTTTAACAGGCAAATCAATAATTGTACCTCCTGAGCCCGGGCTTATGGGTGCATTCGGTGCGGCACTTGAGATTAAAAAAAGGATAGAGAAAGGTTTGTTGGAAAAGAAATATTTTGATCTTGAAGTGCTGGCTGGCCGTGAGGTTAATTATGGAAAGTCGTTTACATGTCATGGAGTAAAAAATGATTGTGATCGACGTTGTAATATTGCAATCATTGAACTTGAAGATAATAAATACCCTTTTGGAGGGGCATGCAATCATTATTATAATCTTCGCAACAATATAAAAAGCAGTGATGAAAACTTTGATTTTGTACGTATCCGCCAGAAACTTGTTTTTGAAAAATACGCTGCATCAAGGCAGAACATACCGGCAGGCGGATTTAAAGGCCGTGTGGGTATTAACAGAAGCTTTCTGGTAAATACATACTATCCTTTATATTCTAATTTTTTCGCAGGGCTTGGGTTCGAGACTGTATTGCCTGATATTCCTTCTCAGGAAGGCATCGACCAGAAAGGCGCTGCTTTTTGTTATCCGGTTGAGCTTGCTCATGGATTTTTCTGGTCTATGATTTCAGGAGAAGATATCCCTGAGTATATATTTCTGCCGCATTTTAAAGCTGTTCCTGCTTTAAACGGAAATCAAAATTCACAGGTTTGCCCTGTTGTTCAGGGAGAAACATTTTATCTCCAGACAGCTTTTAAGGACAGACTTGATTATATTAAAAAGAAAGGCACAAAAATATTCAATCCCCTTATTGATCTTGGTAAAGGAATTGAATCTGCAAAAAGGCCTCTTTTTGAAACGGCAAAGAAAATGGGCTTTGGTAAAAAAGCTACACAAAAAGCTTTTGCTGCAGCGCTATATGCGCAGAAAAAATGTTTTGAAGAGATGAAAACTATCGGGAATCAGGCATTAAAAGAACTCGAAAAAGATCCAAATAAATTTGGTGTAGTAATTTTTGGCAGACCTTACAACGGGTTTTGCGAAGAAGCCCATATGGGGATACCCCGAAAATTAGCCTCAAGAGGTATCCTGGTGCTGCCTTTTGATTTTCTTGATTTTAACGATGAAAAGAGCAGACCTAATATGTACTGGGGTATTGGAGAGATGCTGATCAAAGCGGGAAATTTTGTAAAAAGTCATCCACAGCTGTTTGGAACTTTTATAACCAATTTTTCCTGTGGGCCTGATTCTTTTCTTATCGGGTATTTCAGAGATATTATGGGATTAAAACCGTCTTTAACCCTTGAACTTGACAGCCATACAGCAGATGCAGGACTTGAAACAAGAATTGAAGCTTTTATTGATATTATAAATTCATACAGGCAGCTATTATCCGGAAATAAAATATCTGTAAGAAAAAACGGCTTTAAGCCTGCAAGAGTTGCCCTGAATAATGGGGTTACAAAAGTAATTACCTCAAACGGCAGAGAGCTTTCCATGACCGATCCTAATGTTAAAGTACTTCTGCCTTCAATGGGAAGAATTCCTACCGAATCGCTTGCTGCAGTATTTCGCGCAAACGGGTTTAACGCAGAAGCACATCCTCCTTCAGATATGGCAATTCTGAAACTCGGTCGTGCCAATACTTCATGCAAGGAATGTCTGCCGTTACAATTAACAACCGGAACTTTGCTGAATTATATCAATAACGGGAAACAAAACGGTGAGGTTCTTGTCTATTTCATGCCTACTTCCTGCGGACCTTGCAGGTTCGGGCAGTATCATATTTTTATGGAGGATCTTATAAAAAGGTTGGAAATCCCTGATGTAGCCATGCTTTCCCTGTCATCTGAGAACGGCTACTGCGGGATGGGAAATGGTTTTCAAAAAAAAGGGTGGTGGGCGGTTGTAATCTCCGATGTTATGGAAGATGTTAGATCCATGATTTTAGCCAATGCAGTTGATCCGGAATACGGCATCAGTCTTTTTGAGAATGAATGGAAGTTTATTCTTGAGAAAATAGAAAAAGGTGATTTTGACAGCTTTGAAAAGGGACTCAAAATTACATCAAAAAAATTAAGTACTATTCCAATGAAACTATTGCCGGACGAAGTCCCGAAAATATCGCTTGTTGGTGAGATATTTGTAAGAAGAGATTCGATATCAAGGCAATATCTTACAGAAAAACTAGCTGCTATGGGGTTTGCAACTCTTTGTGCTCCTATTTCGGAATGGTTGTATTATTGTGACTATCTGGTTGACAACAAGCTTTCAGATTCAACAATGAATGCTATGGAAAAGTTTTCTTTTGCAATTAAGAAGAGAATTATGAAAAAGTATGAAATAAGAATAAAGGAAATTCTATCGCAATCAGGGCTTGTGCATGCTGAACCTATAAGCGCAAAAGATATAATAAAAACCGCTATGCCTTATATGTCACCTGATCTTGTTGGTGAAGCAATTCTGACTGTAGGAAGCTCGCTTGCAGAAATTGCTTCGCATACTTGTGGGGTAATTTCGGTAGGGCCATTTGGCTGTATGCCGAATAGAATTTCAGAAGCAATATTAACAGAAGTTATGAACAAAGAAAATAAGCTCGCCACAAGTCCTGATGACATGCACTTAAAAGCCGTGCTTTCGGATATTGACAGTCTTCCATTTCTTGCAATTGAAAGTGACGGCTCTTCTTTTCCTCAGTTGATAACAGCTAAACTGGATGCTTTCTGTCTACAGGCAAACAGGTTCCATTCGGCTTTGATGAATTCAAAAGACTTATAATTTCAAATGAATTATCGAAAAGATCAATAATAAGCAGTTTGTTTCTTAAAAGAGAACCTTTATTAAGAAGTACTTTTATTGCTTCCGAACACTCAAGTGATGCCAGCAAAGAAACACAGTGTGCCAATGTGCCAAGAGATGTTTCGGCTCCCTTGTTTGGGGCGTTTTTAGCTTCACCATAGATAAGTTTCAGGCCAGGATCTTCGGGAAATATAGTTGTGATTTGTCCGTAGTATCCGGCAATTGCAGCAGATATAAATTTGCAGCCTGCTTTTTTTGATGCATTTTCCAGGACAAAACGTCCGGGAAGCGAATCAAGGCAGTCTATAATTATATCCGAGTTTTCAATAAAGGCGGAGGCATTTTTATCATTTAAGAATTCACGGTGATTAATTACCGTCACGGAAGAGTTGATTTCTGTTACTCTGTTTTTTGATGCATCAGCTTTCGGTATACAAATATTACTTTCATTACTTAAGACCTGACGATTTAAATTGCTTTCTTCGAACACATCACCGTCAATAAGGTTTAAGGTTCCAACGCCTATCCTTGCAAGTGTTTCACAAACAGATCCACCAAGACCTCCTAAGCCTACAATAGTTGCTTTGGATTTTAAAAGTGTTATCTGATCTTCACAAGACAATGATTTCATATTGCGTACATAACGTTCAGGAATAATTTCAGATTCCAAAGAGGCAATCTCAAGCTCCCGGCAGCTTATATTGAATTCCTGAGATATTATTTTAACGTGATCTATCGAAATACTTTTGTATGGCGTATTGTCAGGAAGTGTCTTATTGACTGAAAACGCACGAAATTTACTTTTAATATCATCGTTCAATTTTTAGTTCCTTTCTGCTCTGTATCGATATAACAAAAAATGGTATTTTTCGGTTTCATGCAAAGTCGTCAATTATGTTTCAATCATAGATTTATTATTTTTATTGACATTTAGCATAAGTAACAATAGAAATCAAAATCATATTCAGGTGCTCAATTTGAGCATAAAAGGGAACCCTGTTAGAATCGGGGACGGGCCCGCCGCTGTGATCGGGGACGAAAACCGCATTTTTGCCACTGTCTGTTTTAAAAACAGGTGGGAAGGCGCGGTCAGCCCGGTTGAATTTTCCAAAAGGAAATTTTAATCAATGGGGCAAAAGTAGATTGATCCGATAGTCAGAAGACCTGCCTGAGTAGTTTGTGTGTTCTCCGAGGACAAGAGAGCGCAGATAGTATCTTGAGGATAAAAAAGGGTAATCCCCGGGACGATATAATCGGTCCGGGGATTTTTGTTTCCGGACCTGGAAATTATTAATAATATTTCAGGAGGAAGGAAAAGTGAAGAAGAGCTTATCGGGTTTTTTGTCGGTATTATTTTTGATGATGATACCTTCATTGGTTTTTTCAGAAGATGTAAAAGACGGTATAGTGTCTACACCGGTATTGGATGAAATAGTTGTAAGCGCTACAAAAACAGAGGAAAAAAGGAAAGATATCGCAAATTCGGTAATTATAATGGATAAAAACGATATACAGGAATCTGCGGCAACCTCAGTTGGAGAATTATTGGCGAATGAGCCGGGCATAGATTGGAGAACTTATGGAGATTATGGAGGTGCATCTCAAGAGATTCATATTAGAGGTATGGGTGCTGAGGGCACTCAGGTCCTTGTAAATGGCATAGTAGTTAATTCTCCATCTCTTGGTATAGCCGATGTTGGCAGGATACCTTTAAACAGTATAGAAAAAATTGAAGTGGTTAAGGGTTCAGGATCGCTTCTTTATGGCACAAGCGCTATGGGTGGAATAGTAAATATTATAACCAAGAGACCGAAAAAAGACAAAATGGATCTTAAGGTTAGTGCTGGTTATGGTTCTGAAAACAGATATGAAATTTCAGCCGAACAGGGGATGTTTATCACAGATGAATTTGGATATTATCTCACAGCTACAAAACGTGATTCGGATGGTTTTCGGGAAAATGCTGAGAGCAATCATAAGGACGTATCTTTAAATCTTGTTTATGATATAGGGGATATATTGGGTATAAGCCTTTACGGGGATTATATTGACAGAGATTTTGGTCGACCAGGCGTTGAGCCTTCGCATGGAACATCTAATTTTTATTATAATGGAACTAAAGTATATGATGAACACTCCGCAAGTGTACTTGATGAAGGTGCTGATGAGGATGCACACCTTGTACTTACTATGAAAAGCAGCCCTGTAAAATGGCTAGGTATAAACTTAAAGGGCAGCTATATGAATATGGAGAATTATAACTATAGACGCTATTATGATTCTTTTCTGCCTGGGGTGCCTGGTGATGAGAGTTGGACAACTAATGAAGTTATTCAGGTTGAAGGCAATGTTGATATTCAACCTATAAAAAGTATGAAATTCTTATTGGGGGGGGAATATAAGGAATATGACTGGGAAAATAAAAAATATGACTTAACCGGCAGTGGAATAAAAGATTATACAACGAAGGCAAAAAAAGATGCGAATGTATATACCAATGGCTTGTTTGCTGAAGCGCAGTATAGTCCTTGTAGCTTTATTAAGGTTTTGGCAGGAGTTCGGCATGAAGAGCATTCCGAATTTGGGACAAAAGATGTTCCTCGTTATGGTATAATTGTAAATCCTTTAGAAGGTACGGTATTTAAATTTAATTATGGAAAACACTTTAATGCTCCAACATTAAATGACCTTTTTTTTCCGTACGAAGATTGGGGATGGGGTTCGGGTGCTGAGGGTAATCCCAATTTAAAACCTGAAACGGGGGAACATTCTGATATTACTTTAGAACAGTCTTTATTAAATGATAAAGTCTTTATTACTGCATCATATTTCAAATGGGATATAAATGATAAAATACGATGGGCCTCAGATTCCTTCTATTTTTATAGACCTGAAAATCTGGACAGCTATAAAGCGAAAGGTTGTGAAATCGGAGCAAAGGTTGGTCCTTATTATGGCATAAACTTATTTTTTAACTATACTTATACTGATGCTGAAGAAGAAATCGCAGGAGGTGTTAAACGTAAGAATCTTTATACCTCGGATCATTTTTATAAGTGCGGTTTTACCTATTGGAATGATATAGGATTTACTATGACCACTACTTATAGATATGTAGGAGATCGTCCCGGTTATTACAGAAATGATTCGGACAAGCATGCCGAGGTTAATTTAGCTTCATATAATACTGTGGATATAAAGCTTGAACAACGTTTATTTGATAATTGGGTTTTGTCTTTGCAAGGTAATAATCTATTTGATGAAGAATATGATACTTATACGTCTACTTTCTACAATTCAGTTGGCACTCCTAGTCGGGATAGATATCCAGGAGCAGGAGCATCAGTATTTTTTAGCGTAGGTTATGAGTACTGAATCTTTTTATAAACGGTTCCGATAATCAAATGTTGTAATTGTAATTTTTGATTTGATTATCGGAACTTTGTTTACGGATAAAATGAAAAAAATCGAGGGAATCAATGTAATGATAAATAAAATTAAATTTAGCATATTGTATTTTATTAGCATTTTTGTTTTTTGCACTATCATTCCGGCATTATGCTATCCTCTTGACTTTATCGACCATGGCGGAAACCACATTAATATCGATAAAACCCCATCATCAGTAGTATCCCTTGTTCCATCCGTAACTGATATCATATTTAAGCTTGGTGCAGCAGACAATCTTAAGGCCGTGACTATTTATGATACTTCTCCTCCTGAGGTAAGCAAAAAAGAGGTTGTCGGGGGATTTTTCTCGCCTTCTGTTGATAAGATCGAAAAGATAAATCCTGATGTTATCTTCTATTCAAAGTTGCAAAAAAATGTAGTTGAAAGATTTAAGAATAAAAAATGTATATTGATCAATCTTGAACACGATTCCGTATCTGACTCCTTTGATGTGATTTATACATTAGGTAAAATATTTAATAAAGAAGAAAAAGCAAAAAAGATTGTAGAACAAATCAAAGAAGAATTTGAGCTTATTTCAAAAAAAACAAGCAGGATTCCTGAAGCAAATAAACAAAGAGTAATAAGGCTTATGGGAAGAGATAAGATAATGACTCCTGGTGACGACTCCTTTCAAAACGAGCTTATACGTTTTGCAGGAGGTATTGCGCCAGTGTTCAATAAAAAGGGAAAGATAGTAGATGTCACCAAAGAGGAATGGATGAAATTCAATCCCCAGGTGATTTATGGCTGTGGAGGCGACACAAAAAAGGTTAATAAAATATTTAGTGAACCGGGCTGGAAAGATGTAGATGCGGTAAAAAACGGCAGGATCTATAATTTCCCTTGTGAGTTGACTTGCAGGGCTTCTGTAAATTCGGGATATTTTGTTTCATGGCTTTCTGCAAGAATATATGGCGATGAGTTTTCCGATGCTTCAAACTTTGTATTGGAAGAAAAGGTTTTTAAATCAAAAAAAATCGATGTGGATCTGGATTATATAAAAGATGTACATATTGATTACAGCAAGATTTATGATTTTGACAACAAAACGTTGGTTGTGGAATTTAAAAAGCCGCTTTCTATAGTTTCAACACTTGAAGGACAGCGTGATGGCATAAAAACAGTTGGCAATCATTATTCGCCTCCGCCTTGCTGGGGTATTGGGCATAATGAAGGTTTTGAGTCGCAACGGGATCATGTTTATAAAGTCATTGGAAAATCATTGGAAGACTCAAGTTTTCTTTTTACCGGAGCGGATATGGACAATCTTGCTGTCAAACGCAAGGAATTTAAAGATATGGTAGTCTATGCTCTGGTAACTGCCGGTGTTAAATCCAATGCTATGCGTATGTCAGCAGACGAAGGTATGTTCTATGAACCGGGAACAATAAATATCATTATTTTAACAAATATGAAGCTTACGCCAAGGGCTATGACAAGAGCTATTATTTCGGTTACGGAAGCCAAGAGCGCAGTTATGCAGGATCTTGATGTAAGAAGTACTTATACTCCTATGATTAATATGGCTACAGGAACAGGTACTGATAATATTCTGGTTGTAGGTGGTTCCGGAAAAGAATTGAAAAATGCCGGAGGCCATACCAAACTGGGTGAATTAATCGCAAAAGCAGTTTATGCTGGTGTTTCTGAAACAATATACAAGCAAAATGGAATGATTTCAGAGCGTAATATCTTTTCGCGTTTGAGAGACAGAAATCTTAGTGTATTTGAGATACTTTCTGCATACGGATGTGAATGCAGCTCCGGAGAATCCGGTATGGTAGGCGAATTCGAAGGTCTTTTGCTGCAACCCCGTTATGCTTCTTTTTTAAAAGCATCTTTTGCTTTAAGCGATGATTATGAAAAAGGCCTTATTAATGATCTGAGTTCTTATGAATTATGGTGCAAGCAGGTGGAAGAAGAAATAGCCGGGCGAAAAATAAGTGAAGATAAGGACTATCTTGCCGGAATTGATTTGCCGGTTGTTATTGATATGGCTTTAAATTCATTATTAAGTGGTATTCATGAAAGAAAGAGTGGTTCATCAGAATGATTTGACCATTTTACATATATTTAGTATTGTTTGATTTTATTATTTAGATAATAGGATTCAAGGATTCAAGGGTTCAAGGATTCCAGGGTCCAAGGGGAAATGTATAGGGATCAAGAATAAAGTTTCAGGTGAAAAGCGCAAATAACGAAGTCCATGGATTGATAGTTCAAAAGCATATATTTTATTACTTGAACCATTAACCTTGTCACTTGAATCCTTGACCCCTCGACCCCTCGAATCCTAAAATTATAATCATATGAAAAAAAATAAAATTTATATTTTAGCTCTTATTGCATTTTGCCTGATTGTAAATACTTCCTGGGCCGAAACCAGAACTTTTACCGATCAAGCGGGGCGGACTGTTAATGTCCCTTTAAATCCTCAAAGGATTGTATCCCTTGCACCAAGTATAACCGAGATCGTTTTTGCTCTTGGGGAGGAACATCGGTTAAAGGGAGTTACCCTGTTTTCAGATTATCCATCCGAGGCAAAAATGATTCCTGTTGTTGGTTCATATGTGAATCTGGATCTTGAAAGAATTGTAGCATTAAAACCTGATTTATGCATTGCAATAAAAGACGGAAACTCCAGAGATACGGTAAAACAACTGGATGCTTTAAATATTCCGGTTTA
This window encodes:
- a CDS encoding adenosylcobinamide amidohydrolase is translated as MKKIEGINVMINKIKFSILYFISIFVFCTIIPALCYPLDFIDHGGNHINIDKTPSSVVSLVPSVTDIIFKLGAADNLKAVTIYDTSPPEVSKKEVVGGFFSPSVDKIEKINPDVIFYSKLQKNVVERFKNKKCILINLEHDSVSDSFDVIYTLGKIFNKEEKAKKIVEQIKEEFELISKKTSRIPEANKQRVIRLMGRDKIMTPGDDSFQNELIRFAGGIAPVFNKKGKIVDVTKEEWMKFNPQVIYGCGGDTKKVNKIFSEPGWKDVDAVKNGRIYNFPCELTCRASVNSGYFVSWLSARIYGDEFSDASNFVLEEKVFKSKKIDVDLDYIKDVHIDYSKIYDFDNKTLVVEFKKPLSIVSTLEGQRDGIKTVGNHYSPPPCWGIGHNEGFESQRDHVYKVIGKSLEDSSFLFTGADMDNLAVKRKEFKDMVVYALVTAGVKSNAMRMSADEGMFYEPGTINIIILTNMKLTPRAMTRAIISVTEAKSAVMQDLDVRSTYTPMINMATGTGTDNILVVGGSGKELKNAGGHTKLGELIAKAVYAGVSETIYKQNGMISERNIFSRLRDRNLSVFEILSAYGCECSSGESGMVGEFEGLLLQPRYASFLKASFALSDDYEKGLINDLSSYELWCKQVEEEIAGRKISEDKDYLAGIDLPVVIDMALNSLLSGIHERKSGSSE
- a CDS encoding TonB-dependent receptor, with amino-acid sequence MKKSLSGFLSVLFLMMIPSLVFSEDVKDGIVSTPVLDEIVVSATKTEEKRKDIANSVIIMDKNDIQESAATSVGELLANEPGIDWRTYGDYGGASQEIHIRGMGAEGTQVLVNGIVVNSPSLGIADVGRIPLNSIEKIEVVKGSGSLLYGTSAMGGIVNIITKRPKKDKMDLKVSAGYGSENRYEISAEQGMFITDEFGYYLTATKRDSDGFRENAESNHKDVSLNLVYDIGDILGISLYGDYIDRDFGRPGVEPSHGTSNFYYNGTKVYDEHSASVLDEGADEDAHLVLTMKSSPVKWLGINLKGSYMNMENYNYRRYYDSFLPGVPGDESWTTNEVIQVEGNVDIQPIKSMKFLLGGEYKEYDWENKKYDLTGSGIKDYTTKAKKDANVYTNGLFAEAQYSPCSFIKVLAGVRHEEHSEFGTKDVPRYGIIVNPLEGTVFKFNYGKHFNAPTLNDLFFPYEDWGWGSGAEGNPNLKPETGEHSDITLEQSLLNDKVFITASYFKWDINDKIRWASDSFYFYRPENLDSYKAKGCEIGAKVGPYYGINLFFNYTYTDAEEEIAGGVKRKNLYTSDHFYKCGFTYWNDIGFTMTTTYRYVGDRPGYYRNDSDKHAEVNLASYNTVDIKLEQRLFDNWVLSLQGNNLFDEEYDTYTSTFYNSVGTPSRDRYPGAGASVFFSVGYEY
- a CDS encoding HesA/MoeB/ThiF family protein — encoded protein: MKSLSCEDQITLLKSKATIVGLGGLGGSVCETLARIGVGTLNLIDGDVFEESNLNRQVLSNESNICIPKADASKNRVTEINSSVTVINHREFLNDKNASAFIENSDIIIDCLDSLPGRFVLENASKKAGCKFISAAIAGYYGQITTIFPEDPGLKLIYGEAKNAPNKGAETSLGTLAHCVSLLASLECSEAIKVLLNKGSLLRNKLLIIDLFDNSFEIISLLNSSKPNGTCLPVDRKHPV